A stretch of the Mycolicibacterium celeriflavum genome encodes the following:
- a CDS encoding SDR family oxidoreductase — translation MTTPRTDSRVAVVTGASAGIGAATARTLAAQGFHVVCVARRQQPIEALAAEIGGTAIVADVTSTEAVSALAEALDGLPGPVSVLVNNAGGARGLDPVAEADVEHWRWMWESNVLGTLLVTRALLPKLIASGDGLIVTVTSIAAVEIYDNGGGYTSAKHAQGVLHRTLRSELLGKPVRLTEVAPGMVKTDFSLNRFEGDEERAAKVYEGVTPLLAEDVAEIIGFVASRPSHVDLDLVVVRPRDQVSGASGSRFNRQT, via the coding sequence ATGACGACTCCCCGGACCGACAGCCGAGTCGCGGTGGTCACCGGCGCCAGCGCCGGCATCGGTGCAGCAACCGCGAGAACCCTTGCCGCCCAAGGTTTTCACGTGGTCTGCGTGGCCCGTCGCCAGCAGCCGATCGAGGCCCTCGCTGCCGAGATCGGTGGCACCGCGATCGTGGCGGACGTCACTTCGACCGAGGCCGTGTCGGCGCTGGCAGAAGCGCTGGACGGCTTACCCGGGCCGGTTTCGGTGCTGGTCAACAACGCCGGCGGCGCCCGAGGACTGGACCCGGTAGCCGAAGCCGACGTCGAGCACTGGCGCTGGATGTGGGAGTCCAACGTGCTCGGCACACTGCTGGTGACCCGCGCGCTGTTGCCGAAGCTGATCGCCTCCGGCGACGGGCTGATCGTCACCGTCACCTCGATCGCCGCGGTGGAGATCTACGACAACGGCGGCGGGTACACCTCCGCCAAGCATGCGCAGGGCGTGCTGCACCGGACGTTGCGCAGCGAGCTGCTCGGAAAACCCGTGCGGCTCACCGAAGTTGCGCCCGGCATGGTGAAGACCGACTTCTCGCTGAACCGGTTCGAGGGCGACGAGGAACGCGCCGCCAAGGTCTACGAGGGCGTCACCCCGCTGCTGGCCGAAGACGTCGCCGAGATCATCGGGTTCGTCGCCAGCCGACCGTCACACGTCGACCTGGATCTGGTCGTGGTCCGGCCGCGCGATCAGGTCAGCGGCGCCAGCGGATCGCGGTTCAACCGCCAGACTTGA